The window TTTAACTTTAAATTTCTTAAAATATACCAACGGGAAACGATCTATTTTTTCGCCCAAGCAATTCGACCAATATTTTTTGACTTCGCCCAAATTATTTGCGCTATTTTCATGGATATATATTTCATATTTTATATCATGAAGAGATACATTACAAACATCAATTAGCCATTTCCTGAAAAGTAGAAGCATAAATGGGTCGGAATTGCTGAATCTGATCCCTGTTGACCGGCCATTGTCCATTTCTTTCGCCCCCTCTGCCCAATAAAGCATTATTCCCATAAGCCAAAGGTCTTTCTTGTTGATTGAAATGTTGGCGACCTGCTTTTTTGCTTTTTCCATGATCTCTTTCGCGATGTTCATCCTTTTGTTTTTTTGGGCTTTTGCTCCGCGCAACCCTGCTTCTATCCTTTTCTGGGTTATTCTCTGCTTTTGTTTCCTGCTTAATCCAACCGACCCTAGCCATAATGATAAGGTGGATTTTGCGACAGGGACTTTCGTTAATATCTCCCGATACGAATGACCTTTTTTTCGCAGGGTAATAGCCGTTTTGTTTATGCCCTCTCGGGGGCTGTAAGTTCAAAGACTTTTTTAAATAGCTCTTCATCATGCGAAGAAAATTGCACATCGCGCCTTGCCATCGCTTTTTTGGCCGATTGCATAGCATCTTCCAATTTATACGGGATATTGCCGCCGCCCCATGAAAAGGCGGGGACGAATTTCTTGTAATATGCCTGACCGAACAAGTTGGCCGCAGGCCCTATTACGCATCCGGTATATATTAATGACCCGATCGATGATTTAGCATGGTCGCCTATCAAGCAACCCATGAAAGTTTGCCCGGAATCCACAAGCTTTCCGCCAATATAAACCTTTACTCCTGAATAATTGTTCTTTAGATTCGAATTTGTAGTCCCCGCGCCTAAGTTTACCCATGGGCAAATATACGAATGTCCGATAAATCCATAATGGCCTTTGTTCACATAATCCATAAATATAGAATGGACGATTTCGCCCGCGATCCTGCAATTCTTTCCTATATATAGAGGGCCTCTTAAAAATGCATGTGGATGGACTATTGTTTTTTCGCCTATGAAAATGGGGCTTTGCGTTGCATCAATTACCGCGCATGCCGAAATTACGGAATCTTTGCCGATATGGATATCTTTTTTGTTGATCAATACTGCCGTCTCGTGGACTTTTCCCAATATCTCAGGCCTCATTATTTTAAAATCGTTTTTCATATCGTCCGAGAGATTTGAAAGCAAGTCCCATGGATATCTTAGCTCTTGATCAAGTGATTTTCTTTTAATATGTTCCGCAACGGTTGTCGCTCCGCAAATAAGGTCTTCGACTTCCCTGAAATAGGTTAGGGGAAAGAAGTTCTCTTTCTGAAGGGCAACCTGCGAGTGAACCCTGCCTGCCGGCAGGCACGGCTCGCGGTTCCCCTTTTTCTTATTCTTTGTCATTTAGACCTCCGATAGGCGGGGGATTCAAAGGAATATGTGAAATTTGTATGTGTTTTATATCGCCCTTCAAGTATCGCCACAACATCTTCGATAAAAACACTCTCTTCGTCTGTTGGGATCACAAGGACTTTCACAAGAGAATTCTCGAGCGTAATGTCCGCTTCTTCCCTCTTGACTGCAAGCTCATTCTTGATCTTATCGAACTTGATCCCGATGTTTTCGAGCCCCGTGAGCACTTTTTGCCTAAGCTTGAAATCAAGTTCCCCGGCGCCGGCCGTAAATACTACGGCATCCACGCGCTCAAGCGCCGCAGAATACGAGCCAATATATTTTTTTAGCCTGTAGGCTTCAATTTCTTCTGCAAGCCTGCACCGCACATCTCCGCCTTCGGCCGCTTTTTCGATGTCGCGCCTATCCATGTATTTCCCGGTGATCCCGAGCAGTCCGCTTTTTTTATTTAAGATCGAGTCGAGCTCTTCAACATAGAACCCTTCTTTTTCGATCATAAACAATATGATCGCAGGGTCCAGGTCGCCGCACCGAGTGCCCATGACCGCTCCCTCAAGAGGCGTCAGCCCCATGCTGGTGTCGACCGATACGCCGTTCTTTACAGCGGCGATAGATACTCCGTTGCCGATATGCAGAGTAATTAGATTTGTTTCGCTTGGTTTTTTGTTAAGCATTACAGACGCTCTTCGTGAGACATATAAATGTGATGTACCGTGGAAGCCATAGCGTCGAACTCCATACATCCCGTACCATTCGTAGGGAACAGCATAGAGGAATGTCGCTTCCGGCATTGTTTGATGGAAAGCGGTGTCAAAGACCGCGATCTGCGGAATATTCGGGAATAATACCTGCGCCGCTTCTATCCCGGATATATTTGGCGGATTATGAAGCGGGGCCAAGTCTTTTACGTCAATTATCGCCTGAAGGACTTCTTTTGTGATCAAGACGGAACTTTTGAATTTTTCCCCTCCGTGCACGACCCTATGGCCGACAGCATTAATATCCGATAGGTCTTTTACTACCCCGTGTTCCAGGTTTGTTAA is drawn from Candidatus Saganbacteria bacterium and contains these coding sequences:
- a CDS encoding acetate kinase; this encodes MKILALNCGSSSIKYKVFDWKANSILGSGAVERIGIQGSFIKHQIPGKEPYIQNQECLNHEEALKLIASILTNLEHGVVKDLSDINAVGHRVVHGGEKFKSSVLITKEVLQAIIDVKDLAPLHNPPNISGIEAAQVLFPNIPQIAVFDTAFHQTMPEATFLYAVPYEWYGMYGVRRYGFHGTSHLYVSRRASVMLNKKPSETNLITLHIGNGVSIAAVKNGVSVDTSMGLTPLEGAVMGTRCGDLDPAIILFMIEKEGFYVEELDSILNKKSGLLGITGKYMDRRDIEKAAEGGDVRCRLAEEIEAYRLKKYIGSYSAALERVDAVVFTAGAGELDFKLRQKVLTGLENIGIKFDKIKNELAVKREEADITLENSLVKVLVIPTDEESVFIEDVVAILEGRYKTHTNFTYSFESPAYRRSK